The Planococcus halocryophilus nucleotide sequence TTAATATAGAATTTTTCTCCACATATTCCGCCGTTGCTTCGGAAAAATCCCATAAGGACGGTCTTCTGCAAAATCTTCTGGGAATCCGTTAAGATCAAACGAATCATTAACACTTGGTGGTAGTTGCTCGTATTGATACAAAAACTCGAAATCAATCAACCTTAACCCTTCAGAGGTCAGCAGTATATTTCCGGGATGGAAATCAATTAGCGCATAGCCTTTGTTGTAGAAAAACTCGTTAATCTTAAAAATTTCTTGTTTATGTTTTCGTTTTAAAATTTGTTTTTTGATATGCCAGCTTTCAGTTAACGGGTTTGTTTTTAAATAAGGAACAATAATATAATTTTCTCCGCTGCTAATTAGCTTCGGAATAAATTCACATTCCTTGCTCAATTCACCGTAAACAAATTTTTCGCGTTCCAAAAACCGCTCTTTGCCCGCTTTATACGTTTTTTTCACAGCTTTACGCCCTTGATATTCGATAATTTCCACTTTGGCACGCCGTTTCTTCTCTGAGACATCAGCAATTATCTTTTCTTCTGTCCGGTAAGCTTTGTCCCAAGACATAACGATGTCTTTAACTTCTAGCAAAAGATCCGGAGCGACTGCAGCAATATAATCCAAAGCTTCAATTTCATCGTCCGCACTATGAAGAGGGTTGGCACGTTGCTCTTTTGATAAAGCAAAGTTAATGTCCGAACGCAGTAGTTCTTTTAACAAATAATGTTGGTTCGACACATGTGGATACTTTTTCTTCATTTTTGCAGGTAGTGGTTTGGGGTGATAATCATACATGACCAGTAAGGTGGACGGCTTTCCGCCACTTACTGGCCATGGTCCTTGCCCCCAATTCCCACCTCTCAAGTTTTGAGTCGCGTTTCTTTTTTGTTCTTCATCGAGTGTAATTGCTCGAATAAGACATAGCCCGTTACGTTCAAACCAATCAATAATTTTATCAGTCAATTGACGCTCGTCTGCCCATTCTCTTACGACAAATACCATCAATTCGCCGTCTTTTTCGAAATTGTGCTCACTCGACTTAATAATCGATTCGAGCCACTTGCCACTTACCCCAATCAATTTACGAATTGTATCTGTTGAAGGCGCCCAGCCTTTCTCCTCAAGAAAATGATGGAAATATTCTAAGCTGATTTCATCAAGTTGATGTCCCGTTTCATTTGCTAAACGCTTTAAAATCCCTGGATAATCATGATCTTGTGGAATTTGTTGGACTAAGCCACCCGATTTTGCAGGAATCCCTGATTTTTCGCCTTTATGATAAACTGCGTGATACATCAAACTAAGCATATGATGGTCAGCTGACGGTACGAAATACTTATTGTTCCACAGCCGGCGTTGGTCCAATATGGTTTCTCCAATGTATGGAGGATAATAAGCAATGTTCTTGAAATTACTTCCCATCAGTCCGCCCACACTGTAAATATCAAAAGGTAAAATCCCTACTTTTTCGTTTAATAAGTCTCTAACCTTTTCAATATGTTCGTCAGCAATTAATAAATCCACATCCTCGTCCAACTCTAAAAATGGCAATTCGTCAAACCAACGTAAAATAACGTAATCTAGCTGGCGTTTGTTAAGAATTTCAAAGAAATTCTCGAGTCCAAGTTCAGGAGACAAATATTGTCGCGCTTGTTTTTCTTTTTGATGATTTCGCTTAAAGACGATGCTAGTTCGCGTATCTCCTAAACGATCCGTGAAATTTTCAAAGCGGAAATCCCATTTTTTCTTCCTGGCTAATTTATACGCCCAAAGTGGTAAAAAGCTTGCACGATCAATCATTTTCGCTGGAATAAAAAGAATGATATTTGCAGAAGAATGGAAAGCATTTTTCAAATCCAGAAAATCAGCTTTGTTAATCACCAGTACTTCTGCATTATTTTTATAGGTAAGTGTTTTTTCATCAGCATAATAAAAATCTGGATTTCGCTTCTCTCCAGGATTTTGTGTGCATATTCCTAAATAATTTTCATACCCTTCATCGGCAAGTTGTCTTTTCAAGCTACTCGTTTCAGCATTGTATTCCAGTATTTTTACTGATTGTTTTGTTGGATACGCAGTTTTTATAAATTCACTAATTGTCGGCTGAATTGCCATTATTCCATTCCCCCTTGTCCACCGGCAAATCAGGCTAGGCACAGATCGTTATTTGCGCGCATATTGCCTGTCAAAATATTGTTGGTATTCGCCACTGATAATTTGTTCCCACCATTCATTGTTCTCTAAAAACCATTCGACCGTTTGTGCAATACCTGTTTCAAAATCATAAACGGGCCGCCAACCTAATCGTTCAATTTTTGTCGGGTCAATCGCATACCGTTTGTCATGACCACGACGATCTTCGACAAATTCGATTAAATCTTCTGATTTTCCTAAAGCGTGGATAATCGTTTTTACAACATCGAGATTTTTTTGTTCATTATGTCCGCCAATATTATAAACTTCTCCAATTTCTCCGCTATGCATGACCAAATCGATTGCCGAACAATGATCTTGTACATGCAACCAATCTCGCACATTTTTGCCGTCGCCATAAACCGGTACTTTCTGATCATTCAACACACGTGAAATCGTTAACGGAATTAACTTCTCTGGAAAATGGTAAGGGCCATAATTATTAGAACAACGCGTAATATTGACCGGTAAGCCGTAAGTTTCGTAATACGCTCTTACCAATAAATCCGATGATGCTTTACTAGCACTATAGGGACTACTAGGTTGAAGCGGTGTTTCTTCAGTAAAAAAAGTAGTAGGATCAAAATCCAGCTCTCCGTATACTTCATCTGTAGAAACGTGGACAAATTTTTTGATGTTTGCTCGTTTTGCAGCTTCGAGTAATACTTGCGTTCCAAGCACATTGGTCCGGATAAAAATTTCCGGCTCTGCTATAGAACGGTCAACATGACTTTCAGCCGCAAAATGAACGATATACGTAAAGTCGACTTTTTTAAATAATGCTTCAACAGCTTGACGATCCGCGATATCGATATGAACAAAACTATAATTGACATCTTTTTCGATCGCTTGATGTTTTGTTAGATCTCCTGCATATGTCAGTAAATCTAAGTTATAAATATGGTAATCAGGATAATTAGCGGTCATGTATTGGACAAAGTTCCCTCCGATAAATCCCGCTCCGCCGGTGACGAGTATATTTTCCATAGGTGCGCTCCTCTACGATTTATTCGGTGAAAGTGATCTCTCACAAGCAATATCCAATAAGTACTTGCCGTATTCCGTTTTCTTTAAAGACTGCGCCAAGTCGATCAAATCTGACTGACTAATATAGCCTTTCCGGAAAGCTATTTCTTCAAGACATGCTACATATAAACCTTGTCTTTTTTGAATCGCTTCTACAAAATTTGAAGCTTCTAACAAAGCTTCATGTGTACCTGTATCAAGCCACGCAAGTCCGCGGCCCATAATGTTGACCTGCAATTCTCCCCGTTTTAAATATTCATTGATAATAGAAGTAATTTCTTTTTCGCCACGTTCTGAAGGCGTTACTTGTTTGGCGATTTCAACAACTTGATTGTCAAAGAAATAAAGCCCAGGAATCGCATAGGAAGATTTTGGTTTTTCTGGTTTTTCTTCTATAGATACAATATTTAACTCATCATCCACTTCAACCACTCCATAAGCTCTCGGATCTGCGACATGACATCCGAAAATAATGCTGCCTTTTGTTAGTTCAGCTGACTCTGTTAGTCGGCTACCAAAATCCGAGCCGTAAAAAACATTGTCCCCTAATATAAGGGCAACAGGAGAGTCTCCAATAAAACTCTCCCCAATCGTAAAGGCTTCAGCCAATCCATTTGGTTCTTCTTGAATCGCATATTCCAGCTTGATACCGAGTTTTTGGCCATTTCCTAGTAAACTTAAAAATCCAGAAATGTCTCGTGGTGTTGAAATGATTAGAATTTCTTTAACACCTGCAAGCATTAAAACAGATAGCGGATAGTAGATCATTGGCTTATCGTATACAGGCAGCATTTGTTTCGAAATTGACTTCGTTAACGGATACAACCGTGTCCCCGTTCCTCCAGCTAATATAATCCCTTTCATCCTAACTCCCTCATTTCTACTAAATGAAATAGATTCTTTTCTTTGATGTGAATGTCTTCGATTATGGCGCATATTTCAGCGACTGATTCGATTGTTAACGCCCCGTAATACGGCATCGCTAATACTTTTCTAACAGCCTTTTGAGCTTGTGGAAGGTTTTCCGGCTGCGCAGATGCGAGTCCGCTATACCATGTGAAATCACTGCATAGTGGAGAAAAATATTTTCTTGCGAACACATTGGATTTTTGAAGTTCTTCATGGACAAAATCTCTCGATTGACCAAATTTCTCTTGATCGATTTCAATAACGAAGTACTGATAGCTGCTAGACTCGTTTTCAAGTGTAGTTAACACCCGAATTCCTTCAACAGATGCTAAGTTTTCTTCATAAGTACGTTTTATCTTGTGGCGCTTGTTGCGTTCTTCTTCTACTACTTTTAAAACTTCCAGGCCAACACTTGCTTGAACTTCATTCATTTTGGCGTTCAACCCAGACAATGCCACTTCTTCAGCGTTAACGATGCCGAAATTTCGCAACAAGCCTAAACGTTTGTCGAGCGCCGCGTCATGATAAGTTAGCGCGCCACCTTCAACCGTATTAAATAATTTCGTCGCATGAAAACTGAACATCGTCATATCTCCAAAGCCACTAATAGGGACACCGTTCACTTTTGCACCAAAAGCATGAGCGCCATCATAAATGACTTTGAGATGATATTTATCTGCAATTGCCTGGATTTTTTCAACATCACACGGATTGCCAAACACATGAACACCTAAAATGGCAGTCGTTTTTTCAGTGATTAATGCCTCAATTTTTTCGGCATCAATATTGAAAGTAACTGGATCTATATCGCAAAACACAGGCGTCAGATTGTTCCAATCTAGCGCTTGAACAGTTGCCGGAAATGTAAATGGCGTAGTAATCACTTCACCTGTCAGTTCTAAAGCCTTTAACCCTAACAATAATGCAAGTGTGCCATTTGAAAACATCGAAATATGATCTACTTCCAAATAAGCTTTGAGTTTTTTACTCAATTCGTCATGCTGTGCACCAAAGTTTGTTAGTTGTTGACTGTCCCATACCGTTTTCATTCTTTCCGTAACGGCCTCAATATTCGGTAATAACGGTCTAGTTACATAAATCGGATGTTCAAAAGCATTCGCCATTCTATTCCCTCCCATAATAAGCATCTTTTTAAGTTTGTCAGCTCGCCTTAACGGCTTTTATCTTTTTTATGACCGGTACCAATAAGTTGTAGACGGTATCAAACTCCTGAATTTTTAATAGTTTTGAAATTGCGATATAAAGAATTGCGCCGATTCCAATCTGCAAAACTAGCGTCAGAAGTTCCGATAGTGGAAGGAGTTTGCCGATAACATAAACAACAGCTCCCATTCCTAATGAAATTGTATAAATCGGTAAGAGATCTCGAACCTGTTCTTTGACACCATAAGATATTTCACGACCTGAAAAATAAATATTGATAAACAATGATAAATGCGAATCTAAAACCATGGTTGCCACTAATATGGTAATGCTCCAATCCATCCAGATAACAAGAACAATAAGTATCGTAGGAATGATTGTTTTAATAATTTCTAAATAGAGAA carries:
- a CDS encoding DegT/DnrJ/EryC1/StrS family aminotransferase — its product is MANAFEHPIYVTRPLLPNIEAVTERMKTVWDSQQLTNFGAQHDELSKKLKAYLEVDHISMFSNGTLALLLGLKALELTGEVITTPFTFPATVQALDWNNLTPVFCDIDPVTFNIDAEKIEALITEKTTAILGVHVFGNPCDVEKIQAIADKYHLKVIYDGAHAFGAKVNGVPISGFGDMTMFSFHATKLFNTVEGGALTYHDAALDKRLGLLRNFGIVNAEEVALSGLNAKMNEVQASVGLEVLKVVEEERNKRHKIKRTYEENLASVEGIRVLTTLENESSSYQYFVIEIDQEKFGQSRDFVHEELQKSNVFARKYFSPLCSDFTWYSGLASAQPENLPQAQKAVRKVLAMPYYGALTIESVAEICAIIEDIHIKEKNLFHLVEMRELG
- the rfbA gene encoding glucose-1-phosphate thymidylyltransferase RfbA, coding for MKGIILAGGTGTRLYPLTKSISKQMLPVYDKPMIYYPLSVLMLAGVKEILIISTPRDISGFLSLLGNGQKLGIKLEYAIQEEPNGLAEAFTIGESFIGDSPVALILGDNVFYGSDFGSRLTESAELTKGSIIFGCHVADPRAYGVVEVDDELNIVSIEEKPEKPKSSYAIPGLYFFDNQVVEIAKQVTPSERGEKEITSIINEYLKRGELQVNIMGRGLAWLDTGTHEALLEASNFVEAIQKRQGLYVACLEEIAFRKGYISQSDLIDLAQSLKKTEYGKYLLDIACERSLSPNKS
- the rfbB gene encoding dTDP-glucose 4,6-dehydratase, with amino-acid sequence MENILVTGGAGFIGGNFVQYMTANYPDYHIYNLDLLTYAGDLTKHQAIEKDVNYSFVHIDIADRQAVEALFKKVDFTYIVHFAAESHVDRSIAEPEIFIRTNVLGTQVLLEAAKRANIKKFVHVSTDEVYGELDFDPTTFFTEETPLQPSSPYSASKASSDLLVRAYYETYGLPVNITRCSNNYGPYHFPEKLIPLTISRVLNDQKVPVYGDGKNVRDWLHVQDHCSAIDLVMHSGEIGEVYNIGGHNEQKNLDVVKTIIHALGKSEDLIEFVEDRRGHDKRYAIDPTKIERLGWRPVYDFETGIAQTVEWFLENNEWWEQIISGEYQQYFDRQYARK